In one Marinitoga hydrogenitolerans DSM 16785 genomic region, the following are encoded:
- a CDS encoding oleate hydratase, with the protein MSVYQREYNPKKPKGIENKKAYLVGSGIASLAAAFYLIRDGHMDGKNITIFERKDINGGALDGIGDPENGYIIRGGREMEEHYECTWDMFADIPSLEDPNKTVLDEMKEINDWDPNVSAQRVIKSGGERVPVKTLGLEEKHIKQLTKLFLMKEEDLGAMTVEEFFDPSFLETDMWLLWRSMFAFQNWHSVLEMKRYMERFIHLLPGMTELRDILFSKYNQYDSFVIPLIRWLKEHGVNFVNNTQVIDLDIDITENEKVVTGIHLIQNGEKKYIKTTRDDLVFVINGSMTENSTLGSMDKAPELNTELGPVWNLWKNIAAKDPAFGRPEVFYENIDKTKWESFTMTFKDSKIADVLRDLTGRDPYSGRVVTGGIVTIKDSNWLMSVTCSRQPHFANQPDNVLVLWAYGLFPDNEGNYIKKKMSECTGEELLRELLYHLGVEGELMEEIVDSAIVIPAMMPHITSQFMPRVKGDRPEVVPEGSVNLAFLGQFVEIENDCVFTVEYSVRSAIIAVYKLLNLDKKVPEIYPSKYDIRHVINATKTLYSGKPLPAEFFVKKLLKDTSLEGLM; encoded by the coding sequence ATGAGTGTTTATCAAAGAGAATATAATCCAAAAAAACCAAAAGGAATTGAAAATAAAAAAGCCTATCTTGTAGGTTCAGGTATAGCATCTTTAGCAGCAGCATTTTACTTAATAAGAGACGGTCATATGGACGGAAAAAATATTACAATTTTTGAAAGAAAAGATATAAACGGTGGAGCTTTAGATGGTATAGGTGATCCTGAAAACGGTTATATTATCCGCGGTGGTAGAGAAATGGAAGAACATTATGAATGTACATGGGATATGTTCGCAGATATTCCATCACTTGAGGATCCAAACAAAACAGTACTTGATGAAATGAAAGAAATAAATGACTGGGATCCGAATGTATCTGCCCAAAGGGTAATTAAAAGTGGTGGCGAAAGAGTACCTGTTAAAACACTAGGGTTAGAAGAAAAACATATAAAACAATTAACAAAGCTATTTTTAATGAAAGAAGAAGATTTGGGAGCAATGACTGTTGAAGAATTTTTTGATCCATCATTTTTAGAAACAGATATGTGGTTATTATGGAGAAGTATGTTTGCATTTCAAAATTGGCATAGTGTATTAGAAATGAAAAGATATATGGAAAGATTTATTCATCTATTACCAGGTATGACAGAATTAAGAGATATTTTATTTTCAAAATATAATCAATATGACTCTTTTGTAATACCATTAATAAGATGGCTAAAAGAACATGGGGTTAATTTTGTAAATAACACACAGGTTATAGATCTTGATATAGATATAACAGAAAATGAAAAGGTTGTAACAGGTATTCATTTAATTCAAAATGGAGAGAAAAAATATATAAAAACAACAAGAGATGATTTAGTATTTGTAATAAATGGTTCAATGACAGAAAATTCAACTTTAGGTAGCATGGATAAAGCTCCAGAATTGAATACGGAATTAGGCCCAGTATGGAATTTATGGAAAAATATTGCTGCAAAAGATCCCGCATTTGGAAGACCAGAAGTTTTTTATGAAAACATTGACAAAACAAAATGGGAATCATTTACAATGACATTTAAAGATTCAAAAATAGCAGATGTTCTTAGAGATCTTACAGGAAGAGACCCATATTCTGGAAGAGTTGTAACTGGGGGTATTGTAACAATAAAAGATTCAAATTGGCTAATGAGTGTTACATGTAGTAGACAGCCACATTTTGCAAACCAGCCAGATAATGTCTTGGTATTATGGGCATACGGTTTATTCCCGGATAATGAAGGTAATTATATAAAGAAAAAAATGAGTGAATGTACAGGTGAAGAATTATTAAGAGAATTATTATATCATCTTGGAGTAGAAGGAGAATTAATGGAAGAAATTGTGGATAGTGCAATAGTTATACCAGCAATGATGCCGCATATAACAAGCCAATTTATGCCACGTGTAAAAGGAGATAGACCAGAAGTTGTACCAGAAGGAAGCGTTAACTTAGCATTCTTAGGTCAATTTGTAGAAATAGAAAATGATTGTGTGTTTACAGTGGAATATTCTGTACGTTCTGCAATTATAGCTGTTTATAAATTATTAAATCTTGATAAAAAAGTTCCTGAAATTTATCCAAGTAAATATGATATAAGGCATGTTATAAATGCAACTAAAACACTATATAGTGGAAAACCTTTGCCTGCAGAATTTTTTGTAAAAAAACTTTTAAAAGATACATCTCTTGAAGGATTAATGTAA